The proteins below come from a single Vanessa cardui chromosome 7, ilVanCard2.1, whole genome shotgun sequence genomic window:
- the LOC124531434 gene encoding uncharacterized protein LOC124531434, whose product MWCFLLLTLFVTVQGRAVNISNTWVLPEEGFPVFYRYFRDRISWYEADAVCQFHHANLVTVDTTAQYDAVRAYLKELDISSAVWVGLIRSNPDGDFTWTDYRGLSGDGYWSSAPDARSAPLCAAADPAADYRWEARACGGPSVASFICELPVPQWALGNEGCMVRALPALTALYLPESAAVQLTADCGLAGVKRVQCTGNMKREDLLRELSCTEDEQSSTSSVVTSSTMSYQTSTDSAYSDQETNNEASTEESGTTEHEDDINQSSTKLFTKTFVISTTVDTWTQKQEAPITNYRVPLDKNINLDIMDNNNLLNNDIPKLGNNDEFFTNEENEKLEDEKNMQHKKLHDELARLGNFETIFSQPTDHFVPPLVMAKAKISDDMTALSIEEKLAQQFAERQFIGHDNMQNDNVDIKNDTKESSSTETVDKLYITDNPLTNIMSSTKVNDNISNTKNVLPKKYNNKYDNSKGKSLKNRIPTKSTEFSSPSSKDKTDATYSTNTPLKTFEPKFHANNYRVPEEDSSLELTVIIKEPELSGKNKDVQTNYTIVDIAEFEKKNSTNNETEHKLAYTVTTDHQVIISDEVIKIEIINEKKSNHSNIDITVYEITTKVPTYKDDIETNKSEILKQSNQQTTTQPNELPLTFNKTSTASSVNDLITASILPTERNLTSSDIMSQPTEATLITVTNDLSTDTDTNNLTFDFKSQNISEDIFKSLNISTNENDDGGNDTDFVEHLEKNETDVTSEIDDFQSPLLSGASEPLHKPNRSRRPQTQNRANKFNPFRILG is encoded by the exons TCGATACAACGGCACAGTACGACGCGGTGCGGGCGTACCTCAAGGAACTGGACATTTCGAGTGCTGTGTGGGTTGGCCTGATCCGCAGCAATCCTGATGGCGACTTTACTTGGAC AGATTATCGCGGCTTAAGCGGCGATGGCTACTGGAGCTCCGCACCGGATGCCCGCTCCGCTCCACTATGTGCTGCCGCTGACCCAGCTGCTGACTACCGCTGGGAGGCAAGGGCTTGTGGTGGCCCTTCGGTAGCCTCGTTCATTTGCGAACTCCCAG ttcCACAATGGGCACTTGGAAATGAGGGCTGTATGGTGAGAGCTTTGCCGGCTTTGACAGCCCTATATTTACCTGAAAGCGCAGCGGTACAGCTCACTGCGGATTGTGGTCTAGCTGGCGTGAAACGCGTTCAATGTACTGGAAACATG aAACGTGAAGACCTCTTGAGAGAGTTATCCTGTACTGAAGATGAACAATCATCCACTTCTTCAGTGGTGACATCGTCGACTATGTCCTATCAAACCTCAACAGATTCTGCATATTCTGATCAAGAAACCAACAACGAAGCCAGTACAGAAGAAAGTGGTACAACTGAACATGAAGATGATATCAATCAATCTAGTACTAAGTTGTTCActaaaacttttgtaatttcTACTACAGTAGATACATGGACGCAGAAACAAGAAGCACCCATTACTAATTATAGAGTTCCGTTAGATAAAAACATCAACTTAGACATTATGGATAACAATAATCTATTGAATAATGATATTCCAAAATTAGGCAATAATGATGAATTCTTCACAAATGAGGAGAATGAGAAGTTAGAAGATGAAAAGAACAtgcaacataaaaaactacacGATGAACTTGCACGCCTCGGCAACTTTGAAACAATATTTAGCCAACCCACTGATCATTTTGTACCGCCCTTAGTTATGGCAAAAGCTAAAATTAGTGACGATATGACAGCTTTGTCTATTGAAGAGAAATTAGCACAACAGTTTGCTGAACGACAATTTATAGGACATGATAACATGCAAAATGATAATGTAGATATTAAAAACGACACCAAAGAAAGTTCTTCTACAGAAACtgtagataaattatatataacagacAATCCATTGACAAATATCATGTCTTCCACTAAGgttaatgataatataagtaatacaaaaaatgtcttaccaaagaaatataataataagtacgaCAATTCTAAAGGGAAATCTTTAAAGAACCGAATCCCCACGAAATCTACAGAATTTTCGTCACCATCATCCAAAGATAAGACAGACGCAACGTACTCAACAAATACACCGCTTAAAACATTTGAACCAAAATTTCATGCTAATAATTACCGGGTACCAGAAGAAGATTCATCTCTTGAACTCACTGTTATTATAAAAGAACCTGAATTGAGTGGGAAAAATAAAGATGtacaaacaaattatacaaTTGTAGACATTGCtgaatttgaaaagaaaaactCGACGAATAATGAAACCGAACATAAATTAGCGTATACTGTAACAACGGATCACCAGGTTATAATAAGCGATGAAGTtatcaaaattgaaataataaatgagaaaaaaagCAATCATTCTAATATAGATATCACGGTGTATGAAATTACAACTAAAGTTCCGACTTATAAAGATGATATTGAAACCAACaaaagtgaaattttaaaacagtcTAACCAACAAACAACGACACAGCCTAATGAATTACCACTAACGTTTAACAAAACGTCTACCGCTTCCTctgtaaatgatttaattactgCTTCTATTCTCCCCACTGAACGGAATTTAACTTCATCTGATATAATGTCACAACCTACTGAAGCGACTTTAATAACTGTTACTAATGATTTAAGCACCGATACGGATACGAACAATTTGACGTTTGACTTTAAAAGCCAAAATATATCTGAAGACATATTTAAGTCACTCAACATTTCAACCAATGAAAACGACGATGGAGGTAATGATACTGACTTCGTTGAGCATTTAGAGAAGAATGAAACAGATGTAACATCCGAGATTGATGATTTTCAGTCGCCGTTATTATCTGGTGCAAGTGAACCCTTACATAAGCCCAACAGGTCTAGGCGACCGCAAACACAGAATCGAGCAAATAAATTTAACCCATTTCGAATTTTAGGTTAG